In Kogia breviceps isolate mKogBre1 chromosome 7, mKogBre1 haplotype 1, whole genome shotgun sequence, a single window of DNA contains:
- the LOC136794539 gene encoding uncharacterized protein isoform X1, whose protein sequence is MAGPASLHLTSLIAFPDRLGLGVGGQPRSQLLVPFIPLGPLKASLISLCPSSLLLAPLPPSRGSRQSTLVKSAVKARPSPVPLGCTWQRGPRREARGEARGWGVGFGRPAVVRAAGSGPLTLGGAAPQARDPLREAGGSPGAECGSRACGAARTGREKDAPAEERRGRPGSREEPAAPERREPGNRDTFINVFSSRSLTFSGVWWGGSAGRESLLGLGIARSLLPGKIRTQTEADQPLESASNGNFSTWALGCGVAQTPGAAHPSTRTRGGFGRTPAVGGVDSALSELLAEGRTRGGAPRPLRCWGGPGARRGPGPAAPQATAPRLRGSTPWPIPRPDGPSPGTRVKAAHAMPPWAPRNLHYGETIPPGWPADLQSTAGNIPTPTHTSPGVHPEKEGKKSRGDPSQLERKILKRVSTAAKKPRLCRPSNDNKAFRRERGDRFPHGPDQKPGTPGHVPPLSGRENSSLPPEAPFLVLGKHSGR, encoded by the exons ATGGCGGGCCCTGCCAGTCTCCACCTCACCAGCCTAATAGCTTTTCCAGACCGACTGGGGCTTGGTGTTGGGGGACAGCCTCGCAGCCAGCTCCTGGTCCCATTCATTCCTCTCGGGCCTCTTAAGGCCAGTCTCATTAGTCTCTGtccctcctctctgcttctgGCTCCACTTCCCCCTTCCAGAGGGAGCAGGCAGTCAACCCTCGTGAAGTCTGCGGTGAAAGCCAGACCCTCACCCGTCCCTCTGGGCTGCACTTGGCAACGTGGACCCAGGCGAGAGGCGAGGGGTGAGGCTAGGGGCTGGGGGGTAGGATTTGGCCGCCCGGCAGTCGTCCGGGCCGCCGGCTCAGGGCCGCTCACTTTAGGAGGAGCGGCTCCGCAGGCGCGGGACCCTCTTCGAGAGGCCGGTGGGAGCCCGGGCGCGGAGTGCGGGAGCCGGGCGTGCGGAGCGGCGCGGACCGGCCGGGAAAAAGATGCCCCGGCGGAGGAGCGGCGAGGCCGGCCCGGTAGTCGCGAGGAGCCGGCAGCTCCCGAGCGCCGAGAGCCCGGCAACAGAG ATACGTTCATTAATGTTTTTTCCAGCCGGAGTCTAACTTTTTCGGGGGTGTGGTGGGGGGGAAGCGCGGGGCGGGAGAGTTTACTCGGGCTGGGGATAGCCAGGAGCCTACTGCCCGGGAAGATCCGGACGCAGACCGAAGCCGACCAACCATTAGAAAGTGCATCCAATGGGAATTTTTCCACTTGGGCCCTCGGCTGCGGAGTCGCGCAGACTCCCGGAGCGGCTCACCCATCGACGCGGACTCGGGGCGGTTTCGGACGGACCCCGGCAGTCGGGGGCGTGGACTCGGCTCTCAGCGAGCTGTTAGCGGAGGGACGCACGCGGGGAGGAGCGCCTCGGCCCCTCCGCTGCTGGGGAGGTCCTGGCGCCCGCCGAGGGCCGGGACCTGCGGCACCCCAGGCCACTGCTCCGCGCCTTCGAGGGTCGACCCCCTGGCCCATACCCCGACCCGATGGCCCAAGCCCTGGCACTCGGGTCAAAGCCGCCCATGCAATGCCACCTTGGGCCCCAAGAAACCTACACTACGGCGAGACGATCCCTCCAGGCTGGCCGGCGGATCTCCAAAGCACAGCAGGCAACATCCCCACACCGACCCATACTTCTCCCGG AGTCCACccggagaaagagggaaaaaaatccagaggAGATCCGAGTCaattggaaagaaaaattctCAAAAGGGTGTCCACAGCGGCGAAAAAG CCCAGACTCTGCCGACCTTCAAACGACAACAAGGCTTTCAGGAGGGAGCGGGGAGACCGCTTCCCACACGGACCTGACCAGAAACCCGGCACCCCCGGCCACGTTCCCCCTctttcaggcagagagaactcCAGTCTACCGCCGGAGGCCCCCTTCCTGGTGCTGGGCAAACACTCAGGCCGTTAA
- the LOC136794539 gene encoding uncharacterized protein isoform X2, whose protein sequence is MAGPASLHLTSLIAFPDRLGLGVGGQPRSQLLVPFIPLGPLKASLISLCPSSLLLAPLPPSRGSRQSTLVKSAVKARPSPVPLGCTWQRGPRREARGGAAPQARDPLREAGGSPGAECGSRACGAARTGREKDAPAEERRGRPGSREEPAAPERREPGNRDTFINVFSSRSLTFSGVWWGGSAGRESLLGLGIARSLLPGKIRTQTEADQPLESASNGNFSTWALGCGVAQTPGAAHPSTRTRGGFGRTPAVGGVDSALSELLAEGRTRGGAPRPLRCWGGPGARRGPGPAAPQATAPRLRGSTPWPIPRPDGPSPGTRVKAAHAMPPWAPRNLHYGETIPPGWPADLQSTAGNIPTPTHTSPGVHPEKEGKKSRGDPSQLERKILKRVSTAAKKPRLCRPSNDNKAFRRERGDRFPHGPDQKPGTPGHVPPLSGRENSSLPPEAPFLVLGKHSGR, encoded by the exons ATGGCGGGCCCTGCCAGTCTCCACCTCACCAGCCTAATAGCTTTTCCAGACCGACTGGGGCTTGGTGTTGGGGGACAGCCTCGCAGCCAGCTCCTGGTCCCATTCATTCCTCTCGGGCCTCTTAAGGCCAGTCTCATTAGTCTCTGtccctcctctctgcttctgGCTCCACTTCCCCCTTCCAGAGGGAGCAGGCAGTCAACCCTCGTGAAGTCTGCGGTGAAAGCCAGACCCTCACCCGTCCCTCTGGGCTGCACTTGGCAACGTGGACCCAGGCGAGAGGCGAGGG GAGGAGCGGCTCCGCAGGCGCGGGACCCTCTTCGAGAGGCCGGTGGGAGCCCGGGCGCGGAGTGCGGGAGCCGGGCGTGCGGAGCGGCGCGGACCGGCCGGGAAAAAGATGCCCCGGCGGAGGAGCGGCGAGGCCGGCCCGGTAGTCGCGAGGAGCCGGCAGCTCCCGAGCGCCGAGAGCCCGGCAACAGAG ATACGTTCATTAATGTTTTTTCCAGCCGGAGTCTAACTTTTTCGGGGGTGTGGTGGGGGGGAAGCGCGGGGCGGGAGAGTTTACTCGGGCTGGGGATAGCCAGGAGCCTACTGCCCGGGAAGATCCGGACGCAGACCGAAGCCGACCAACCATTAGAAAGTGCATCCAATGGGAATTTTTCCACTTGGGCCCTCGGCTGCGGAGTCGCGCAGACTCCCGGAGCGGCTCACCCATCGACGCGGACTCGGGGCGGTTTCGGACGGACCCCGGCAGTCGGGGGCGTGGACTCGGCTCTCAGCGAGCTGTTAGCGGAGGGACGCACGCGGGGAGGAGCGCCTCGGCCCCTCCGCTGCTGGGGAGGTCCTGGCGCCCGCCGAGGGCCGGGACCTGCGGCACCCCAGGCCACTGCTCCGCGCCTTCGAGGGTCGACCCCCTGGCCCATACCCCGACCCGATGGCCCAAGCCCTGGCACTCGGGTCAAAGCCGCCCATGCAATGCCACCTTGGGCCCCAAGAAACCTACACTACGGCGAGACGATCCCTCCAGGCTGGCCGGCGGATCTCCAAAGCACAGCAGGCAACATCCCCACACCGACCCATACTTCTCCCGG AGTCCACccggagaaagagggaaaaaaatccagaggAGATCCGAGTCaattggaaagaaaaattctCAAAAGGGTGTCCACAGCGGCGAAAAAG CCCAGACTCTGCCGACCTTCAAACGACAACAAGGCTTTCAGGAGGGAGCGGGGAGACCGCTTCCCACACGGACCTGACCAGAAACCCGGCACCCCCGGCCACGTTCCCCCTctttcaggcagagagaactcCAGTCTACCGCCGGAGGCCCCCTTCCTGGTGCTGGGCAAACACTCAGGCCGTTAA